Genomic segment of Chelonia mydas isolate rCheMyd1 chromosome 11, rCheMyd1.pri.v2, whole genome shotgun sequence:
ttgctATAAGCCAGTTTGTTGTGTCTTATTACAAGCTTTCACATAAAACCTCCAAACAGCTGTTGATGCCcaacaaacttttaaaactctttgtttTAAGTTGCTTCACCTCCATGACTAGGAGCTCTTCACGATATTTCTTAAAGTACATATTTATTCCTGGCTTCAGAGGAGAATTAAACTCCCCATTTTAGCACTGATGACCACTTTAAAGCCAAAGACTACTGAAGCTAGTTGAATAACTGCaaattacttcaatgggctttggaccagctacttttaaaatgaaacacacaCGTCTACGTATCTGCCTAAAATCCCATAGAGGCTCTGAACATATAGTGTCCACCACTCAATGAGAGAAGGATTGTGAAGTGCCTCTATAGCTGTGTAACCATAAATGCCCCACCCTCCAATCTGGAGATACAGCTTCATTTGCATTTTGATTAACATTTTAAACTGTGGAACAGAGAGCATGTTTCACTGCAGCTAGGGTGCAGTGCCCCACTATGCTTTACGATCACGATAATTCCCTACACTGTTAGGGAATAGAAGATTTATAAATTGCCCTAGCAGTTAAGTCGTTTTCACTGACCTCCACTGAGAGGCAAAGCTGTCTATTGGATACTGCAGTGGAAGGAatgtcaggagacctgggttgtaTTACCAGGTAGCCACTGACCTGGTGTGtgacttggacaagtcatttcacctctctgtgtctccttTCTATGTTAGCTATTCAGGGTAAGGACTTTCTCTATgagtatgtacagcacctagcacactgggccCCTGATCCCACTTGGGGATTTCTAGGCCCTGCTGTAATAGGAATACAGTGAAGGATGGCCAGTTTCCCATCAAAATATGCTGCAAAAACCCACACATTCGGATGTACTTTCATTTGTATGGACTGTTTACAAAGAATTGCATTCCTGCTTCTGCCCCCAATTCAGAACACATTTCTTAATAGATTAAGAACCTTTCTGGCAGGCTGAGTACTCACCGCCATTAGCTCCTTCTGGAAAGATTTCCTCTCCTTGTTCTCAGTATTATTGCAGTCTTCTTTCAGCTTCTCCAGCACCGAGGCTACCCGTTCCGACTCGCTGTCCAGTTCCGCTCGACAGAAGAAAGTGAGCGGCAAGTTCACGTACCCCAAGGCGTCTGCGAACGAGCGCCAGCTGCTGATGTTCTCCATAAGCAGAGTCCTGACTGAGGCGTAGATGTAGGTCAGAAATTTGCAAGGCCTCAGGATTTGCTCAAGCAATGCACTGGTGGTGAGATCAGGTCCAGAAAAATAGCAGGGCTTGACTTTCCCAACCACTAGCACGTTTTTGGCATGAACAAGGCCAATTTTTCCTTGGTAGTAGCCAATGTACCATTCCTTGGTCCACAGCTGGCCTTTCAGTTTGATCTTCTCTTCACTGAGCAGCGCGATGACATCTCCTTTCTTATATTCCAGTAAATAATGGTTCTTGTTTTGGCGCACTACAGTTTTAAGCAGTTTGCCATACTTCAGGCTCGCAACCGGCCGCTCCTGAAAGGCAGGATATTTGCTAGTGGCAGCCAGGGAGGACAGAATGATCTTCCCAACCTCATTCTTCTTGAGGAACCTTCTCTGCCCAGTGGACTTGACGGCACTTTTAGGAGGTGGCTGTGGTGTTTGCACGCAGAACTGGGTCAATATGGCGTCCTTGTCATCCTTGACCTGTATCCTCAATGTGAAGTCCGAGAGCTCATTGAAGTCATGGGACATGATTGGGAAGATGAGGCGGCTGACTTTCCCCAGCTTCATCTGGAAGCCTCTGACGATTTTGGCTTGTTCGCTGGCCTTCACCTCGTAATTAGTCATGTTGGAAAACATGCAGAGTTTCAGGTCCTGCGGCCGGGCCAGAGTGAACTGGTGCTTGCCCCACAGCTGCAGGGCCACGGGCGCCACACCGTGGATTTGCCGCGTAACCTCGGTCACTAAGAGAGTCTTTGGCGCACACTCATGTCCAAAAATAGCCACTATGGTTTTAAAAGAAGGATGTATGTGTTTGGGGCCATAGACACCCACTGTGATCTTTTTACTGATGTAGTCCCAGACTGTGTAAGGATATATGACGTTCTGTCCTTGGGCCACAACAGCTATGTACATACAAGGTTCCAGGTTATCCAGTTGCACCTGTATCGTGTCTCCATAAGAATAGCTGAGTTGCATTGGCGTATAGGGTCCCTCTTTTGTGTCACTCCGCAGGCACTGTAGTCCCACCAAGCTCTGACTCACGATGTCATTCTTGACCTCCGCCGACACTTTCATCTCCAACATGATGAACGTTTTTACCTCCAAGTTGCTCAGTTTAATCTCCAGCACCGGGCTTATGGTGCTGCATTTGTCACTGTTGAGCTCCAGGGGCGGGTCTAACAGGGCTTTCATGGAGATCTGCTGCGTTTCCCCCGGCAAGACATGTCCTTCTGGCACATGGATGCTGATGTTAGTATCTGGGAGCTGAACTGCTCCACCAGAACTATCCAGCTTGCAGACGATGTTGGTCTCCACAGGTTGTGTCTGACCCCAGCCAGGGTTCTGGCCAAGCAAGTCCAGGTCGTGGCACGACCGTGCCAGCTTCCTGTGGTTCAGCCAGGCAGTTCTAAAATCTTccctgctctggaactgctctggGGTAGGAGATTTTAATCCAGTAAAAAACCCCGACGATGCTGGTATTTCCGATTTTGCCTGAAGGACAGACAGCTCCGACAAACTGTACGAGCGTTTACTTCTGAAGAAGGGATTGTCCCGCCTCACAGGCTGTTCAAACTCCAATCCATTTGTGGATGGAAGTTCAACAAAGATGTTAC
This window contains:
- the SH3BP4 gene encoding SH3 domain-binding protein 4 isoform X1, giving the protein MAAQRIRAANSSGLPRCKSEGTLIDLSEGFSETSFSDVKVPSPSALLVDNPTPFVNAKEVVAIKDYCPTNFTTLKFSKGDHLYVLDTSGGEWWYAHNTTEMGYIPSSYVQPVNYRNSSFTDSGMIDNLLESPDEGVRELDLLGEWTDVKRNSANTYSNNPFLNGVQTNPFLNGNLQITPSSDKECTPKTTVDLLLFDTAAPLFTGAGSAMNSSMGNIFVELPSTNGLEFEQPVRRDNPFFRSKRSYSLSELSVLQAKSEIPASSGFFTGLKSPTPEQFQSREDFRTAWLNHRKLARSCHDLDLLGQNPGWGQTQPVETNIVCKLDSSGGAVQLPDTNISIHVPEGHVLPGETQQISMKALLDPPLELNSDKCSTISPVLEIKLSNLEVKTFIMLEMKVSAEVKNDIVSQSLVGLQCLRSDTKEGPYTPMQLSYSYGDTIQVQLDNLEPCMYIAVVAQGQNVIYPYTVWDYISKKITVGVYGPKHIHPSFKTIVAIFGHECAPKTLLVTEVTRQIHGVAPVALQLWGKHQFTLARPQDLKLCMFSNMTNYEVKASEQAKIVRGFQMKLGKVSRLIFPIMSHDFNELSDFTLRIQVKDDKDAILTQFCVQTPQPPPKSAVKSTGQRRFLKKNEVGKIILSSLAATSKYPAFQERPVASLKYGKLLKTVVRQNKNHYLLEYKKGDVIALLSEEKIKLKGQLWTKEWYIGYYQGKIGLVHAKNVLVVGKVKPCYFSGPDLTTSALLEQILRPCKFLTYIYASVRTLLMENISSWRSFADALGYVNLPLTFFCRAELDSESERVASVLEKLKEDCNNTENKERKSFQKELMAALLKMDCQGLVVRLIQDFVLLTTAVEVAQRWRELAEKLAKVSKQQMDAYEAPHRDRNGVVDSEAMWKPAYDFLLTWSNQIGDSYRDVIQELHIGLDKMKNPITKRWKHLTGTLILVNSLDILRAAAFSPPDHEDFAI
- the SH3BP4 gene encoding SH3 domain-binding protein 4 isoform X3, producing the protein MAAQRIRAANSSGLPRCKSEGTLIDLSEGFSETSFSDVKVPSPSALLVDNPTPFVNAKEVVAIKDYCPTNFTTLKFSKGDHLYVLDTSGGEWWYAHNTTEMGYIPSSYVQPVNYRNSSFTDSGMIDNLLESPDEGVRELDLLGEWTDVKRNSANTYSNNPFLNGVQTNPFLNGNLQITPSSDKECTPKTTVDLLLFDTAAPLFTGAGSAMNSSMGNIFVELPSTNGLEFEQPVRRDNPFFRSKRSYSLSELSVLQAKSEIPASSGFFTGLKSPTPEQFQSREDFRTAWLNHRKLARSCHDLDLLGQNPGWGQTQPVETNIVCKLDSSGGAVQLPDTNISIHVPEGHVLPGETQQISMKALLDPPLELNSDKCSTISPVLEIKLSNLEVKTFIMLEMKVSAEVKNDIVSQSLVGLQCLRSDTKEGPYTPMQLSYSYGDTIQVQLDNLEPCMYIAVVAQGQNVIYPYTVWDYISKKITVGVYGPKHIHPSFKTIVAIFGHECAPKTLLVTEVTRQIHGVAPVALQLWGKHQFTLARPQDLKLCMFSNMTNYEVKASEQAKIVRGFQMKLGKVSRLIFPIMSHDFNELSDFTLRIQVKDDKDAILTQFCVQTPQPPPKSAVKSTGQRRFLKKNEVGKIILSSLAATSKYPAFQERPVASLKYGKLLKTVVRQNKNHYLLEYKKGDVIALLSEEKIKLKGQLWTKEWYIGYYQGKIGLVHAKNVLVVGKVKPCYFSGPDLTTSALLEQILRPCKFLTYIYASVRTLLMENISSWRSFADALGYVNLPLTFFCRAELDSESERVASVLEKLKEDCNNTENKERKSFQKELMAAMWKPAYDFLLTWSNQIGDSYRDVIQELHIGLDKMKNPITKRWKHLTGTLILVNSLDILRAAAFSPPDHEDFAI
- the SH3BP4 gene encoding SH3 domain-binding protein 4 isoform X2 yields the protein MTGAFPPVPEGEVPSPSALLVDNPTPFVNAKEVVAIKDYCPTNFTTLKFSKGDHLYVLDTSGGEWWYAHNTTEMGYIPSSYVQPVNYRNSSFTDSGMIDNLLESPDEGVRELDLLGEWTDVKRNSANTYSNNPFLNGVQTNPFLNGNLQITPSSDKECTPKTTVDLLLFDTAAPLFTGAGSAMNSSMGNIFVELPSTNGLEFEQPVRRDNPFFRSKRSYSLSELSVLQAKSEIPASSGFFTGLKSPTPEQFQSREDFRTAWLNHRKLARSCHDLDLLGQNPGWGQTQPVETNIVCKLDSSGGAVQLPDTNISIHVPEGHVLPGETQQISMKALLDPPLELNSDKCSTISPVLEIKLSNLEVKTFIMLEMKVSAEVKNDIVSQSLVGLQCLRSDTKEGPYTPMQLSYSYGDTIQVQLDNLEPCMYIAVVAQGQNVIYPYTVWDYISKKITVGVYGPKHIHPSFKTIVAIFGHECAPKTLLVTEVTRQIHGVAPVALQLWGKHQFTLARPQDLKLCMFSNMTNYEVKASEQAKIVRGFQMKLGKVSRLIFPIMSHDFNELSDFTLRIQVKDDKDAILTQFCVQTPQPPPKSAVKSTGQRRFLKKNEVGKIILSSLAATSKYPAFQERPVASLKYGKLLKTVVRQNKNHYLLEYKKGDVIALLSEEKIKLKGQLWTKEWYIGYYQGKIGLVHAKNVLVVGKVKPCYFSGPDLTTSALLEQILRPCKFLTYIYASVRTLLMENISSWRSFADALGYVNLPLTFFCRAELDSESERVASVLEKLKEDCNNTENKERKSFQKELMAALLKMDCQGLVVRLIQDFVLLTTAVEVAQRWRELAEKLAKVSKQQMDAYEAPHRDRNGVVDSEAMWKPAYDFLLTWSNQIGDSYRDVIQELHIGLDKMKNPITKRWKHLTGTLILVNSLDILRAAAFSPPDHEDFAI